Proteins co-encoded in one Leptodactylus fuscus isolate aLepFus1 chromosome 4, aLepFus1.hap2, whole genome shotgun sequence genomic window:
- the E2F5 gene encoding transcription factor E2F5, translated as MAEAAGASSRHEKSLGLLTTKFVSLLQEAKDGVLDLKVAADTLAVRQKRRIYDITNVLEGIGLIEKKSKNSIQWKGVGAGCNTKEILDRLKSLKAEIGDLDLKEKELDQQKLWLQQSINNVMDDTENQKYPLITAHFSFVTHDDLCNCFNGDTLLAVQAPSGTQLEVPIPEMGQNGQKKYQISLKSSSGPINVLLINKESSGSKPIAFPVPPPDDITQPQVQAEPSSTQEPSTLKSSQQEPIKESEESSTNAQENSAVSSFCELPDSLLYPPLTTDLAPSTSSASDFLPLDVGNILKPNTLDVEKLDSADGQITGDLIDELMSSEVFPLLRLSPMPGDDYNFNLDDSEGVCDLFDVQILNY; from the exons ATGGCGGAGGCGGCGGGGGCGTCCAGCAGGCATGAGAAGAGTTTGGGGCTTCTCACTACTAAATTCGTGTCACTCCTGCAGGAAGCGAAAGATGGAGTGCTGGACCTGAAAGTG gCTGCGGATACACTGGCCGTGAGACAAAAACGCAGAATATATGATATCACTAATGTCTTGGAGGGGATTGGTTTGATAGAGAAGAAGTCAAAGAACAGCATCCAGTGGAA GGGTGTTGGTGCTGGGTGTAACACAAAAGAAATCTTGGATAGGCTGAAGAGTCTTAAAGCAGAAATTGGAGatctggacctgaaggagaagGAGCTAGATCAACAGAAATTGTGGCTGCAGCAGAGCATCAATAATGTCATGGATGACACTGAAAATCAAAAATATCCTTTAATAACTGCCCAT TTTTCTTTTGTAACCCACGATGACCTTTGCAATTGCTTTAATG GTGACACCCTTCTGGCCGTGCAGGCTCCATCTGGCACACAGTTGGAAGTTCCAATTCCAGAAATG GGTCAAAATGGGCAGAAAAAGTACCAGATTAGTTTGAAGAGCAGTTCTGGGCCCATCAATGTGCTTCTGATCAATAAGGAATCTAGTGGCTCAAAGCCAATTGCCTTTCCCGTACCTCCACCTGATGATATCACACAACCTCAAGTTCAGGCTGAACCGTCCAGTACACAGGAACCCTCCACACTGAAAAGTTCTCAGCAAGAACCGATTAAGGAATCAGAAGAATCTAGCACAA ATGCGCAGGAGAACTCTGCTGTTAGCAGTTTCTGTGAACTCCCAGATTCCCTCCTGTATCCTCCCCTGACGACAGATTTGGCCCCATCTACTTCCAGCGCCAGTGATTTTCTTCCATTGGATGTTGGTAATATCCTTAAGCCCAATACATTAGATGTTGAAAAACTGGATAGTGCAGACG gtcaGATAACTGGAGATCTAATAGATGAACTAATGTCTTCTGAAG TGTTCCCACTCCTACGACTTTCTCCAATGCCCGGGGATGACTACAATTTCAACTTAGACGACAGTGAAGGAGTGTGCGATCTGTTTGATGTGCAGATACTAAACTACTAG